In Arachis hypogaea cultivar Tifrunner chromosome 17, arahy.Tifrunner.gnm2.J5K5, whole genome shotgun sequence, a single window of DNA contains:
- the LOC112766995 gene encoding protein transport protein Sec61 subunit gamma, translating into MDAIDSVFEPLRGFSKDSVRLVKRCHKPDRKEYFKVAVSTAIGITVMGFVGFFVKLIFTPVNNIIVGSG; encoded by the exons ATGGACGCCATTGATTCAGTGTTCGAACCTCTCAGAGGGTTCTCCAAGGACAGCGTAAGGCTTGTCAAGCGTTGCCATAAACCGGATCGCAAag AATATTTCAAGGTTGCTGTTAGTACTGCAATCGGAATTACGGTTATGGGATTCGTTGGCTTCTTCGTCAAGCTCATCTTCACTCCCGTTAACAACATCATCGTCGGATCTGGTTAG